The Paludibacter jiangxiensis DNA window TTCGCAATATAGAACAAATTGCTCCGAATCACATTCAGACGGTTCATGAGTCGAAGGTGACCCGCGAAATGATTCGTCATCATGACCTGTTGTTGATAAGTATTAATAGCTGGAAAGCGGAACTCGATCGTGAGAGCCGGTGGTTGAAAGATATTCCCAGTACATTGATTCTTAAGTCGTGATAGGCTTGTAAAAGAGATTTCGGATAAATGTTGTTTGGAAACGACAAACCGCGCCATGCATTTGCACGGTGCGGTTTTCTCTTTAGATATTTGGTTTACGTTGAGCAAAACTAACCTATTGCTCAATGCTTCTTTAAAGCATATTGTTTCGTGTCTGACGTATCTTTATCTCAGACTTCTTGCTCTTCAGGCGAGGGCTGATGCTCCATTATTTTTATCCCCGCTTTTATTTCGTTTATCTTCTTCTCCTTTATTTTTTTCTGGTATTGCGATGGAGTGCATCCGTAAAAAATTCGGAAATCTTTACTGAAATGAGATGCCGTGCTGTAACCTAACCGACTCCATAGCTCCTGTATTTCAATCGATTCGTCACTTTTAAGATAGGAGCACGCTTTCTCCATCCGCAGTCGTTTAATATAACGACGTGGTGTTTCTCCTGTTACTTTTTTGAAAATCCGGTGGAAGTGATATTCCGAAAACATTGCAATTGAAGCAACCTCTTTCAGTGACATATTTTTCCCGGGATTTTCTTTCAGGTACTCAATAGTTTTCTTTATACGCTCTAAATGATGGTCGCTATTCATTCGAGTTAAATGTTTGTGCAAAAATAGATTTAATAAATTTAGCAATGTGTTCAAATCTTGCTTTTTAGATATTTTAATTAAAAAAATGGTTTCCGTTTTTTCTATCGGACTGACTGCGGCTTGTTTAGTAAATTCACTATCAGGGATATTGTAAGATTGCAGAAAATACGATTCGTAAAAGAGATATGTTTTTTCATCTCTGTCTTTAATTTGGCGGTTTTAGTGTCCGGTTCTTCTTGTATATTTCGGGTTTTGTGTCATTCAAAAAGCTTGTAAGTTGTTTTAAGTTGTAAAAAGAAAGCTGTAAGTTTGTCTTCTTATTAGTAAATATGATGCTTGCATTTAATTGTTTATAACCTTTTTATCCTATGAACCGTAAAATCTTATTGGCCTTTATTATTTCAATTGTTATGTCTCAGTTTTCGAATGCTCAGCAAAATGAACTTTGGAACGGCAAGAAATGTGCTGTAGTGCTTACATATGACGATGCAATTGATGTTGATCTCGACAATGCCATACCTGCCCTTGATTCGGTAGGTCTTAAAGGTACTTTTTATATTATCGGACAGTCGCCGGTGGTGGCAAAACGAATGAACGAATGGAGAGCAGCTGCGCAACGTGGACACGAGCTCGGCAACCATACGCTTACTCATCCCTGCGACGCGACTCTACCGGGGCGTAGCTGGCTCACACCCGAAGACGATCTTAGCCGCTTTTCGGTAAAACGGGCACAAAACGAAATCAGAATTACAAGCACCCTTCTACAGGCAATCGACGGCAAAACCGAGCGCTCTTTTGCTTATCCATGTGGAGATCGTACCATTGGCGGCGTCGATTTTTATAAACCGCTTGAAAAAGAATTTACCGGAGCCCGCGGTGTTACGCCGGGTTTACAGCACAGCAACGAAGTCGATCTCAATGATATTCGTTGTTATATGATTAACGGAGAGGGAGGCGATTATATGACAGGTCTTGTGAAGCAGGCCTTGGAATCGCATACGTTACTGGTTTTTCTGTTTCACGGCGTAGGTGGCGGACATAACATCAATGTTTCGCTTGAGGCGCACAGCAAGTTGCTCCATTTCCTGAAAGCGCATGAAAATGAAATCTGGATTGCTCCGATGGTGGATATGGCCAGGTATATCCGCGAGAAGCAGCAGTCGGCAAAAAAATAATTGCCAATTGTTTTTTCTATGAGGCTAAAAACTTGGATGATACTTTGCCTGTCAGGTGTTGTTCTGATGTTGGTGATAATTTCGTTTGCGAACTATCGTGTTGAAAGTTCGACTAATTGTGATGTGTTTAGCAATATAGCTCAGTTGCCTGCAAATAAAGTGGGATTGCTGTTAGGTACATCCAAATTTATTCATGGAGGCCGCCCAAACCTCTATTTCTACAATCGCATTGAGGCTACGGTGCAGCTCTTTAAGGCGGGGAAGATCGAAGTGGTTGTAATCAGCGGGGATAATGGAAGAAGTGGTTATAATGAACCTCAAGATATGAAGGCTGCATTAGTAAAAGCCGGAATATCGCCGGAAAAAATCTATCTCGATTATGCCGGATTTCGTACTTATGATTCCGTCTATAGGATGAAAGCCATTTTCGGACAGACAAAATTTACCGTTATTTCTCAGGAATTTCATAACCGAAGAGCTGTTTTTATTGCAAAGGCATTGAAACTGGATGTGGTCGGCTTTAATGCCAGAGATGTGGATGCCTATAACGGATTCAAAACCAGATTGCGGGAGCGCTTTGCCCGGGTGAAAATTTTATTGGACGTGTTTTTTCAGTTCAAACCCAGGTTTTTGGGCGAACGTATTTTAATCAGTCAATAATTAGTTATCGAGCTGAAATAAAATGATAAACTATGAAATCATTTCCCTGTGCTTTCAGAATTATACTGTTAATTCTGGTTGTTGGTGTTTCTGTTGTGGCTAAACCAATGTCGTCAATTGACTCCATCCGTTGGCTGATGCAACAGTCGCGGTTTGATGAAACGATCAGGATTACTCAACGGCTGCAGCAGGCGAATCAGGCGACAGCCGAAACTTTTTATCAGGAAGGACTTGCCCTGAAAAATATCTACAGGTTTGCCCGGGCTATTCGTTCATTCCAAAAGTCGTATGAGATAGATACGCTTCGGTCTGAAATCCTTTCCGAACTAGGGAGTTGCTATAAATCGTTGAACGATTACGGGAAAGCTCTCGGTTGTTATGAGAAGGCTTTGCTCAAAACGCCCTTGTCTTCGGGGGTGATGGCCGATGCTGCCAATGCGTATATGATGGCCGAAAAATATGAACGAGCGTTGGAACTCTATCGGAGTCTATATAAGAATGAACCACTAAACGTTTATTTTCTCCGCAACATTGCACGTTGTTACGACTACATGGGCCGAGAAGATTCGGCCATCGTTTCTTATGATAAATGTTTGTATCCGATTAATGGCGATTATCAGTCGACGTACCGGCTCTGCACTCTTTGGCTGAAGAAGAAAGCTTACGATCAGGCTTTGTCGCTGACAAATCAATATATACGTCAAGATTCTACCAATGCCCGTATCAACAGCCTCAATGCCTATCTTTATATGATGAAGCATTTTTATGCAGAGGCAAAGTGTTTGTTTCTGAAATGTTACCGGAATCACGATGAATCGAAGTTTACCCTCAAATACCTCGGAATCACTTCTTTCAAACTAAACGATATGGAGAGTGCTAAAACCTATCTGGAAAAAGCGTACCAGATCGACTCTACCGATTATGAAGTGACCAATTTTCTGGGTATCGCCTGCTCTTCGTCGGCTTATAAACGCCTGGGTATTTTTTACCTCAATAAAACGCTTCAGTTAATCACGCCCGATTCTGTTTATCTGGGAAATATCTATGGTAATCTTGGTAAGGCTTACGATGCATACAGCAATGCTCCCTGCGAAAAGTCGCTGGAAGCGTACCTTAGAGCAATGGAGTTGAATCCGGCCGACACGCTTTCAGTGTATTTGGTTGCCAATAAGTATGATAATTGTCTGAAAAATAAAACTATGGCGGTGAAGTATTACCGGCGGTTTGTCGATATGTTTCCGGCCCGGAAAAAGAGTGAACCGGCAGAGCCCAACGTGATCTCTCTTTACAATACGGCTCTACGTCGTCTGAAAGAACTGACGCAAAAATGATGTCTGTCTCCATTGAAAAGTATCGATACTAGCAACTGATTGGATTTGCGTTTCGGTTGTTGGATAAAATCTGCTAAATTAGCAGTATCGAATGTTTTATCCTATTAGACAGTAAATGAGAATGAATACAATAGTTTTTGATATAGACGGTACTCTGATCGATACCGAACAGGCAGTGTTGTGTGGTTTACAGAGTCTGTTGAAGACCGATTACGGCAAAGAATATTCATTGAAGGATCTGGAATTTGCTTTCGGGTTGCCGGGCTCCGATTCTTTACCGATGTTCGGTATTGAGGATGTGCAACATGCCAACCTGCGATGGAACTTCTTTTTTCAGCAATTTTTTCATACGGCAAAGGTTTTCGACGGCATCCGCGAAATGTTGGTGTCTCTGAAGAAAATGAACCTGCAAACCGGCATCGTTACCTCCAAAACGCAAAACGAGTTTAAGCACGAGTTCGCTCCTTTCGGACTGGCGGATCTTTTCGATTATGTGGTTTGTTCCGATCAAACCGAAAAGCACAAGCCAGATTCCGAACCGATGCAGAAGTTTCTGGAAGTATCAGGTGCAGCAGCCGCACAAACCATCTACATCGGCGATACGGTATACGACTGCCAGTGTGCTCACGGAGCCGGAGTGAAATTTGGACTGGCGGGGTGGGGCAGTCGCCACCCGGAACGAATCGCTCCCGACGTGACATTTCGGGTGCCGGCTGATATTGTTGAGTGGGTGAGAGTCTGAAAATATCTTCGGTTTGCAATGGATGGCAGTTGAAATTCACGTTGTGTTATCGTTGTTAATATTTAAAGAACCGTTTCTGATTGCTAAGCCTGCACAAGAGAAAAGAATCAGATGTCAAAACCAAACAGACTTTATTCGCGAATAGACATA harbors:
- a CDS encoding HAD family hydrolase is translated as MNTIVFDIDGTLIDTEQAVLCGLQSLLKTDYGKEYSLKDLEFAFGLPGSDSLPMFGIEDVQHANLRWNFFFQQFFHTAKVFDGIREMLVSLKKMNLQTGIVTSKTQNEFKHEFAPFGLADLFDYVVCSDQTEKHKPDSEPMQKFLEVSGAAAAQTIYIGDTVYDCQCAHGAGVKFGLAGWGSRHPERIAPDVTFRVPADIVEWVRV
- a CDS encoding polysaccharide deacetylase family protein — protein: MNRKILLAFIISIVMSQFSNAQQNELWNGKKCAVVLTYDDAIDVDLDNAIPALDSVGLKGTFYIIGQSPVVAKRMNEWRAAAQRGHELGNHTLTHPCDATLPGRSWLTPEDDLSRFSVKRAQNEIRITSTLLQAIDGKTERSFAYPCGDRTIGGVDFYKPLEKEFTGARGVTPGLQHSNEVDLNDIRCYMINGEGGDYMTGLVKQALESHTLLVFLFHGVGGGHNINVSLEAHSKLLHFLKAHENEIWIAPMVDMARYIREKQQSAKK
- a CDS encoding tetratricopeptide repeat protein, coding for MKSFPCAFRIILLILVVGVSVVAKPMSSIDSIRWLMQQSRFDETIRITQRLQQANQATAETFYQEGLALKNIYRFARAIRSFQKSYEIDTLRSEILSELGSCYKSLNDYGKALGCYEKALLKTPLSSGVMADAANAYMMAEKYERALELYRSLYKNEPLNVYFLRNIARCYDYMGREDSAIVSYDKCLYPINGDYQSTYRLCTLWLKKKAYDQALSLTNQYIRQDSTNARINSLNAYLYMMKHFYAEAKCLFLKCYRNHDESKFTLKYLGITSFKLNDMESAKTYLEKAYQIDSTDYEVTNFLGIACSSSAYKRLGIFYLNKTLQLITPDSVYLGNIYGNLGKAYDAYSNAPCEKSLEAYLRAMELNPADTLSVYLVANKYDNCLKNKTMAVKYYRRFVDMFPARKKSEPAEPNVISLYNTALRRLKELTQK
- a CDS encoding SanA/YdcF family protein, with the translated sequence MRLKTWMILCLSGVVLMLVIISFANYRVESSTNCDVFSNIAQLPANKVGLLLGTSKFIHGGRPNLYFYNRIEATVQLFKAGKIEVVVISGDNGRSGYNEPQDMKAALVKAGISPEKIYLDYAGFRTYDSVYRMKAIFGQTKFTVISQEFHNRRAVFIAKALKLDVVGFNARDVDAYNGFKTRLRERFARVKILLDVFFQFKPRFLGERILISQ
- a CDS encoding helix-turn-helix domain-containing protein — its product is MNSDHHLERIKKTIEYLKENPGKNMSLKEVASIAMFSEYHFHRIFKKVTGETPRRYIKRLRMEKACSYLKSDESIEIQELWSRLGYSTASHFSKDFRIFYGCTPSQYQKKIKEKKINEIKAGIKIMEHQPSPEEQEV